In one window of Porites lutea chromosome 8, jaPorLute2.1, whole genome shotgun sequence DNA:
- the LOC140946403 gene encoding uncharacterized protein, with amino-acid sequence MYRKKEQKINKPTERVKSTKKEKYCDKCFADSSHCKQHKLTHAVRTSYRCKYCDKCYKQSLTRKEHELTHVGVKPYQCKHCDKCFTWSSYRKKHELTHTGVRPYQCKYCDKRFNRSTNCNRHELTHRGVRPYQCKNCDKRFTRLSDCNRHERTHTGVKPYQCKYCEKCFTQTSNCKQHELTHTGEKPYKCKYCEKCFNQLASCREHELTHTGIKPYKCKYCDKCFRSPSHCKQHERIHTGEKPYQCSYCGKCFNQSASCKKHELLHRTETLEVRVL; translated from the coding sequence ATGTACAGAAAGAAAGAGCAAAAAATCAACAAACCAACAGAAAGGGTTAAATCAACAAAGAAGGAAAAGTACTGTGATAAGTGCTTTGCTGATTCATCACATTGCAAGCAACATAAACTAACACACGCCGTAAGGACATCCTATCGGTGCAAATATTGTGATAAGTGCTATAAGCAGTCATTAACCCGCAAGGAGCATGAGCTTACACATGTAGGAGTGAAACCTTATCAATGCAAGCATTGTGACAAGTGCTTTACCTGGTCATCATATCGCAAGAAGCATGAACTGACGCACACAGGAGTAAGACCCTATCAATGCAAGTATTGCGACAAGCGCTTTAACCGGTCAACAAATTGCAACCGGCATGAACTGACACACAGAGGGGTTAGGCCGTACCAGTGCAAGAATTGTGATAAGCGTTTTACGCGGTTGTCAGATTGCAACCGACATGAACGGACACACACAGGGGTAAAGCCGTATCAGTGCAAGTATTGTGAAAAGTGCTTTACGCAGACATCAAATTGCAAGCAACATGAACTGACACACACAGGAGAAAAACCTTACAAGTGCAAGTATTGTGAAAAGTGCTTTAACCAGTTAGCAAGTTGCAGAGAGCATGAACTTACACATACGGGAATAAAACCTTATAAGTGCAAGTATTGTGACAAGTGCTTTCGCTCCCCCTCACATTGCAAACAGCATGAACGTATTCATACAGGAGAGAAACCTTATCAGTGCTCTTATTGTGGTAAGTGCTTTAACCAGTCGGCAAGTTGTAAGAAGCATGAACTTTTACACAGGACTGAAACCTTAGAAGTGCGAGTGTTGTGA